A segment of the Siphonobacter curvatus genome:
CCTGATGAAATTGAAATTCCGCTAAAAAGTAATAAAGCTTAATAAAAATCCTAGGAGAAGGTTTATCGTTCTGTAGGTATCAAGCTTGCCCCATTGAACAAGCTTGATAAAAGATACATTTAGTGGGGTGGATAAGTATAGAGACAAGAAACAAATGACAACGGAGTAACGCTTTAGCAGGCTCCGTCAGTCCGGCTGATAATCCCCTTAGTCAATCCAAACTGACGGAGGAAATTCCACATCAATTGATCTGAAATCTCACCTGCAAAAGCGGCAGAGACCTCGTCTCCGCCTTGCATGAACGAGTGCCCAACAAAGGTAGGGACTTGAGTAGTAGCGTAATCAGGCTTAATGTAACTAGAGAATACCCCCTAATTTTTAGGAAAAAAGAGAATCCTTACGCCACTGGATATACGAAAACTTAAAATTCATGGGGATCAATCGTTTTTAGCCTTTCTTTTATAGGTCTGTGTATTCTTTTCAATGCTTTGTACGGCCCGTAGGTTATCATAAACCCAAATGAATATACGCTAGCTGATAGTCAACTTGTTGTCTTTGGATTAAGCTAAAAAACGCATCAAAAAAGGTGTAGTATTGATCCTTTTCTAAATCTCTTAATTAAACAAAATAATGGCACTGAATGAGTAGTGCGTATACTTATTACGTTAGTCATTGAAACAGTACCGTATTGAAATTCTGAATGGATTGCATATTCTTTATACTAGCTTTACGCCTTTATCACACCATTGTCCATTTTAAACTAGTATATGCTTCAATTTTCTACCCGGTTTTCACTTGTCATAAAGTGCTATTTCCTCTATTTTATTCTTTCCTCAATAAACGCATCCGCTCAGTATTTTCAGCCTACTAAAGATCTTTCCACTTACACTTCGATTCCTCTTCAAGCGAATCCTGTAACACTAGGGACGGGTGACTTCAATGGAGACGGAAAACCAGATGTGGTCACGGGTAATTATTCGAATGAAAGTACCGATACAGACAACCTTAGAATTGCGATTTTACTGAATACAGGGTTTGGTCAGTTTGCGTCTCCAGTATTCTATCCAGTGACGGGAGAACCTAATGCTATAGTAGTAACCGATCTTAACCAAGACGCTAAGCCTGATTTAGTTGTATCGCTAAGCTATGGACGGGTGACAATCCTACTAGGAAAAGGCGACGGTACTTTCCAAACGCCTTTCGAAGTCACGAGTGACTACCTGACAGCCCAGTCGCTGGCCACGGGAGATTTTAATAATGATGGAAAAACAGATATAATTTTCAGTAATTATTACAGTACCCCTCACATGACTTTGCTCCTGGGCGATGGTTCCGGAAAATTTTCAGAGCCGATACGATTTGATGTGGGCCAAGAAATACAAAAAATTAGCGTAGGGGATTTAAATGGCGATCACAAACCGGACCTCCTGGCGATCAGTATTGATAAACTATATACTGTCTTGGGCAATGGCAATGGAACGTTCCAAAGTCCTAAAACCTATACCGTTCCGTATGATGTGAGAAGTATAGACGTGAAGGATTTTAATCAGGATGGAAAAGCCGATATTTTGGTTTCATCGAATTATTATCTGTTGCAAAAGGAACCTTTTCTACTCTTTTTAGGCGACGGAAATGGGGGAATGAGTACGCCCGTTTCCTTACCTTTTTTCGGTGGTGTAAAATCCACTGAGGTGGCTGATTTTAATGGCGATGGATCCTTAGATATTTGTGCGTCTACTGGGAATCAAATGGGTGTGTTGTTAAATCGAGGCAATGGCACGTTTGAATTCAGCTCGTTCTTGTCAACCCCTGCGTATTCGAGAGCTTTAACCGCCGGGGACTTCAATGGTGATGGAGCGTTGGATATACTTTCTTCGTATAGGTCAAACCTATCCGTTCATTTGGGCAATGGAAAGGGCAATTTTGGTACCATTGCTCATTATCCGCTAGCCGGAGAGAACCCACTAAGCGTAGCAACGGGCGACTTAAATGAAGATGGAACGCCGGATATTGTAACTGCCGACAGCTACCTCAACACGATCTCCGTCTTGAACAGTAATGCCTATGGAAGTTATTCCCCTCCCGTAACCTATAAATTTACGGGTCGCCTTTCAGCCGTAACCATCGGAGATTTCAACCGGGATGGCCATTTGGATCTCGCTGCTACTGACATCGGTACGACGTTTGGTATATCCTACGCAGACCGGGTTAATGTTTTCATGGGGAAGGGGAATGGAACATTCGATACCCACGTGCGATATTTTGTTGATAAATCTCCTTCAAGCATCATCGCCATTGATCTGAATAAAGATGGTATTCTGGATTTAGTTACTACGAATGCTGTCGGTAACAATGTCGCCGTTTTAGTCGGAAATCCGGATGGTACCTTTCAACAAACGCAATACTTTGCGGTAGGAAGCAGTCCTTCGCAGGTGAAGGCCTTTGATGTCAATAAAGATGGCCTGCTGGATTTATTGGTTGTAAATCGGGCCAGCAAGTCCGTTTCCGTGCTGATGGGAATGGGGGATAGACAGTTTGCCCCAGCCGTGAATTACTCCATTGACGCTATGCCTCGGGGGCTTACGCTGACCGACGTCAATCAGGACGGTTTTATAGATGTAGTAACTTCGAATGAAACGGGTACTAGCTTGTCCGTTTTGCTGGGAACTAGCCAAGGCGGATTCAGTACGGGGATTGCGATTGCAACCTTGGAAAATACGTATGCAATCACTACAACGGATGCGAATTTTGATGGCAAA
Coding sequences within it:
- a CDS encoding T9SS type A sorting domain-containing protein, with product MLQFSTRFSLVIKCYFLYFILSSINASAQYFQPTKDLSTYTSIPLQANPVTLGTGDFNGDGKPDVVTGNYSNESTDTDNLRIAILLNTGFGQFASPVFYPVTGEPNAIVVTDLNQDAKPDLVVSLSYGRVTILLGKGDGTFQTPFEVTSDYLTAQSLATGDFNNDGKTDIIFSNYYSTPHMTLLLGDGSGKFSEPIRFDVGQEIQKISVGDLNGDHKPDLLAISIDKLYTVLGNGNGTFQSPKTYTVPYDVRSIDVKDFNQDGKADILVSSNYYLLQKEPFLLFLGDGNGGMSTPVSLPFFGGVKSTEVADFNGDGSLDICASTGNQMGVLLNRGNGTFEFSSFLSTPAYSRALTAGDFNGDGALDILSSYRSNLSVHLGNGKGNFGTIAHYPLAGENPLSVATGDLNEDGTPDIVTADSYLNTISVLNSNAYGSYSPPVTYKFTGRLSAVTIGDFNRDGHLDLAATDIGTTFGISYADRVNVFMGKGNGTFDTHVRYFVDKSPSSIIAIDLNKDGILDLVTTNAVGNNVAVLVGNPDGTFQQTQYFAVGSSPSQVKAFDVNKDGLLDLLVVNRASKSVSVLMGMGDRQFAPAVNYSIDAMPRGLTLTDVNQDGFIDVVTSNETGTSLSVLLGTSQGGFSTGIAIATLENTYAITTTDANFDGKEDLLVTHHGSNTISLLLAQGNGSFAVPVQYVVRNSPRSIALEDFDKDGRKDVIVANYASYDVNILYSRFEAPTPVRLLSFTATRQSETVRLDWATASEKDAALFLVERSREGKTFEAIATVKAAGNRGSRYVAYDHLPLKGLNYYRLTQVDEDGKKNSYRPVSVRMSGTDLIYPNPSNGEYVEVEALVASEIQLTTLQGQRLLFSTESVGEQSQSLRIYPKQVLKPGVYLLRVAGVTHKWLVQ